GGGCCGAAACCTTGAACCGTGGCCTTTGGGTGATCGACAGCAGCAATGAAATTACGGGAGATGGCGACGTCCCTCACCCACTTCTCCGCCGGATGCGCCGAGTCAAGGTCGGTGATCCAGATCAGCAGGCGCCGAAGCTGCGGCGAGTTATTCGCAATCATGGCCCGGAGGAGGTTCTGATGGACGAAGTGGGCTATAACGGCGATGTTCCCCTTCTTGTGTCGGCTTCGAAAAATGGCGTGAGGGTCATCGCCACCATGCACGGCCGCGTGCTTCTGGACGTGATAGAAAACCCACCTCTACTGCCTCTGCTGGGCATCAGCATCGACGAGCGAACCGGAGAGCTCAAACGGCGCAGCACTGCCTGCTTCAGTCTAGGCATTGAGGTCCACGGCAAGGGCAAGTACATCGTCTATGAGGATGTGAGCAGAGCCGTTGATGCCACTCTGGCTGGGGAGCAGCCAGAAGGCATTCAGGTTGGTCAGTGGGTGCCCCACCTGCCACAACTGCTGGCAGCTGGTTGACTTCAAAGGCCGTGAAACAACGAGAAGAGGCGGGTCGAAGCGATGGGCTTTCGGCCCGTCTCTTCTTCTTTTGACCCTCGCGCAGGCAGCATCGCGAGCGGAGGACCACGATGAGCCAGAAACAAGACGTCACGTCACCAGGACCGGCTGTCCCTGGAGCCGAATCCGCTCCGGAAGCCCCCACGCCTTCATTGCCCGAAGGGGCGCACATCCCTCCGACGGAAGCGCCAGAGCGCCCGCCCGTATCACCTCCTGCAGCGATGCCACGCCCTGCCCAGGCAGGGCGTGCAAGTCGGCCAGCCGCGGCGGCGGCACCAGACTCGGCGCCGCCGTTTCAACTGCTCAGTGCACTGCTCAAAGGCGTTCCACCTGAGGAGCTGCACCTCGTTCTGGAGAAGTACGAAGAAGCGATCAAACGGGGTGTGGTCAAGGCCGTCCCGGCCCCCAGCCACCAGGTCTTTGACCTGGAGATCGTGACCGCCCAGGGCAAGCGCGCCCTCCGCAAACTGGACGACGAGATCGTTCTTCCCGACGCGGCCTTTCAGGGCTGGCTCGCCCAGGAACGGCGCGCTTCACGCCTCGCGGTTCTCAAGGTGACAGGCCGAGTTGAGACCTCGTTGGAGCGCCTGGCCAGTGGCGAAGATGACTTCAGAACCCTTCTGGAGATTCGCAAGGGGCGGCTTCAAAAGCCCAAGACCGGCCGCAGCGCACATTGATCCCTTTCAAGTGAAGACATCACAGGCCAGTTGCCCCGCGCGCTGGCCTTTTTTGGAGGTACGACCCATGAGGAAAGACACCCTGCACCCGGTCAGGCGTCCATCGAACGCTCGCCCTCCCCTGCTCAGCGTCGATCACTCTGATGCCTCTGGTCGTCAGAACAGAGAAGACCAGAAACGCCGGTCAACGTCGCCCGGCAAGACGCGCAGGCTGCACCACAAACCCGCGTGTCCAGGGCAGACGGGCCCGCTGGTTTTTCTCCAGGCTGGCGGCTTCAGAGGCGCCCAAGGTGAGGTCACCTTCGTCCACCGTATGCCACGTCGGTGGGCCTCTCTCGTCCACAATGCTGAGCACTCAAGACGCCGGAAGAACGGGCTGAACAGCATCCAAAACCCCTGTTCATCATCCAGCACGACGCATCCGCTCTGGCTCCTCACGCTAAATGGCGCCACCCGTGACGACCGGGCTTTCTGCAGCGGTCAAACGCCACAGAAGGGCGTGCCGTCCGCCACGGTGCTGGGCCTTTTGAACCCCCTGGGGAGACCAGCCTGCAGGAGCGTCTCATGCCGCGTCTGAATCGACCCGCCGCCACTCAATATGAGCGCAAAGGGCTGGCCCGGACCTACCAGTTGGGCGGCCTGACCCCCGACGAAGCGCGGGCCACGTTCGACGACGTGGCGGACTTGATGGACCGGGGATTCCTCCATGTCACCTACACCGGCATGGGGGAGCTGATCGTGCTGACTTCACTGGGCCTGCGCGCCATTCCCGACGACGACCTCACCCCCCGCAGCCTGAGTCGGTCGGTTGACCTGGCCTATGAACGGCTCTGCCTGGCGCAGCTGGATTGGCGGGTCCTGGCGCCGGGCATCCGGACGGGTGCCGAGCGCTTCGGAGGGCTGCGGCGTTTCCCACGAGTACAGACCGACCAGCGGGACGCGTACGTGGTGGCTCAACTCTCCAGAGGCGGCACCACCTCCGAATCGATTCACCGCTTGGCCCAGCGGTTTCGCAGCACACTGGCCGCCACGCAGCATGACCTGGTGATCCTCAGCCCGAGTGCCGTCCGGGGCCGTCAGGCGGCCGAACAGCACCGTGCGAACCTGCGTTTCGTGCACTGCCTGCCGCAGACTGAACCGGGTCAACCGGGGCAGCGCGTGTGGACCGGCGAGGAGGTGGGTGACCTCTGGGAAGTGCCGCCCATTCAGGGGCCAGCCATCACCGAACTGCAGGCGGCAGAACTGAAAGGAGCCGGCGTCCCGGACCTGACGCTAGAGATTTTGCAACTGGTCCGAAAGGACCGCATCGAGCGGGCTCACGAGGCCCTGGCGTGTGACGGCGTGATGACCGAAGGCCAGCTCAAGCGGCACTTCAAACTGGAGGCTGAAGACCTGCCAGCGGTGCCGTTCGTGCAGGATCTGGCCCGCCCGGTCCACATGCGGCCCAACCTGGAAGTGCCCGTGCGCTTTCTCTTGGCGACCCGCACGATGGGCCAGGCCGAGGTGCCGCACCTAGCCCATCGTGCGGGTGCCGGCGAGCTGCGTCACCAGTACGGCGTGCCCCCGAGTGCGTGCGAGGTGGTGCGCCCAAGCCGGGGGACGGTCCGGCGCCGGGCCGAGGAACCAGACGCGATCTGGCAGCGGGCGGATGGGGGGCGCGTGGCAGTGGAATTCGATACGGGGTCTTACGTGCGGCGCGTGGTGGAAGAGAAGCGCGACAGCTTCCGTCAGCACTTCCAGGGCCTGGTGTGGGGGGTGGTCTCCGAGCGGCGTCAGGCCACGGTGTCTTCGTGGCTGACCCAGCGGGTGGACCTGGCCCAGTGGTGGCGATGAGCAGGCACGGGAGGGTCAAACGGGAGGGGGCCAGCGCTGCCTGCTAGCCCCCTCTTTGACTTCCCTGGGGGAGGCATGCAGGCCACCAGACTGGGGTGGGCGCGGGGCCTCGGGGGCCAGGCCGAGGGTCGGAAGCCCGCTCAAGACCCCCTGTCTGATAAGCGCACTTGCGCTGGAGAAGCGCTGCGGGAACAGCCGTGGAGGGCGAAACGAGCCTCCTGAACCCCCTGTCGAATAAGGGGTACATCTGTTCTCTTAATGCCCTAAGGGTCCATGTGCCGCATGTCCTCCGCTGGCTCCGCCCCAACAGCCCACACACCCCCTGGCTATCCCTGACCCCAGCCCCCGCTCCCCCAGAGTGCCCCGCGCCAGCTGTCTTCGCTTGGTGGCCAAACCCACCCGCCCAGCACCCTGGAGAGGTCCCCGTCCCCCGGCCCGGTGGTGTTCGCCACTGGAGGTCAGGGAGCGGAACAACACCCCCGGAGGAAGCGCCGGGGGTACAGGGCGGACAAGACAGCCTCGACCCTCAGAGACACTGAGACCAAGTGGGCTGCCCCCAGGAGACCAACATGCGTGGAATGAACCAGTTGACCGTGATCGGCGCCATCACCCGGACCCCCGAGCTGCGATACACCCCCTCCGGCACCGCCGTCCTGGACTACACCGTGTCGGGTGAGCGCCAGGAACTGCGCCAGGGGGAGCTCAAGACCGTCCCCTTTTACCTGCCCATCACCAGTCTGGGCAAGGCCGCTGAAGCCCTGGCTGAGCGCCTGGTGGCCGGGCTGCCGGTCCTGGTTGTCGGTAACCTCGTGCAGGAGCGGTGGGAGACGCCCGAAGGCGGGAAGCGCGCACGGGTCCTGGGCAAGGCGCTGCGTGTGGAAGAACTGGCCGGCACGTTCGATGTGGTGGAGGATGCGGGGGGCGGCGTGCGCCTTCAGGGCGGCTCGGCCCTGGTGGCCCTGGGCGGCAACCTGACCCGCGATCCAGAACTGCGCTACACCCCCGGAGGTGAGGCCGTGATGGACCTCAGCCTGGCGGTGAACGAGAAGTGGACGGACGGACGTGGTCAGGTGCAGGAGAAGGTGCACTATTTCGAGGTGGTGCTGTGGCGGGAGGCGGCGGAAGCGTT
This Deinococcus multiflagellatus DNA region includes the following protein-coding sequences:
- a CDS encoding AAA family ATPase; this encodes IVEPRIHLVEEITLDLEQNLTIKMDGLRIEYPRTIELRDLKYVESRVGGRFREDGRLGLPGTLHRVSAEFDGEDLLASITIRVARVIQGVAEILRPYITAARGIAVIGPPAVGKTTLLRDIARIRAETLNRGLWVIDSSNEITGDGDVPHPLLRRMRRVKVGDPDQQAPKLRRVIRNHGPEEVLMDEVGYNGDVPLLVSASKNGVRVIATMHGRVLLDVIENPPLLPLLGISIDERTGELKRRSTACFSLGIEVHGKGKYIVYEDVSRAVDATLAGEQPEGIQVGQWVPHLPQLLAAG
- the ssb gene encoding single-stranded DNA-binding protein, coding for MRGMNQLTVIGAITRTPELRYTPSGTAVLDYTVSGERQELRQGELKTVPFYLPITSLGKAAEALAERLVAGLPVLVVGNLVQERWETPEGGKRARVLGKALRVEELAGTFDVVEDAGGGVRLQGGSALVALGGNLTRDPELRYTPGGEAVMDLSLAVNEKWTDGRGQVQEKVHYFEVVLWREAAEAFAQQAPKKGQPVYVEGVPQSSTWTDRDGNKRKDTKITATSVILLKGGERTGGERAPSRPAPAAQPPRQPVAAASGGAQRAPVRSGGLDIDQGDDFPPTEEDLPF